The Phacochoerus africanus isolate WHEZ1 chromosome 9, ROS_Pafr_v1, whole genome shotgun sequence genomic sequence TGCGCAGAGGCTGAGTTCCGCCAACACGTGTGGACAGAGATCTTTGCTTGTTTTGTACACTGTTGTGTCTCCAATGCTTAGGTCAGTACTTGGCACAGAAAAATATGTCGAATAACTGCATGAATAAGGGAGGAGGATCGAGCTGGAGGGAAGGGCACCTTGAAGGCCAAGTGAAATTTGGATTTCCGGGCTCTACAGGGGACCCTGGGTCAGTCCATTCATTTTTGGGCCTCTGTTTCCCTTCTGAACACGGAGGGGCTCTGACCAGTAGTCCCAGCCCTGGGACGCCCCACTCCACAACCCAAGCCCCTGCCATTTCTCCAGGGAGGGGTAAACATGAGGAGAGCAAAGCTCTCTCTGTTTTGGAGATGAACGGATGAATCAATTGGGAATTGGATGGACTTGGGTGGCGGGCAGGTGAGGGGTGCCAGAAATAACCCTAGGGAACGgatgggcaggaggcaggaaggcagaggagaggtAGCTAGAGAAATCCCATAGGAGGAGGCACAGCTTGGCAATCGGATctctgggagggagagaggaggagaaaaagactgGGCAGTTTGGAGCCTGTGGGAATGGAGGCGATACCCATCACCTCCTCGGCCCCCATCTCACTGTAACAAAGCACTAAAACGGAggatgttttacaaatttattaaagtgaaagtacattttcaggaAGCGAGAGGGGACTCACGTGCACGCAGGTTAAAAGGGACTCACTCTGCAATAGCTTTATACCCCACAATGCGGCCTGAAGACCCGATTccatcttctgattggtcttctGATTGGTCCTTATTTGCGTGGGGAACAGGTTATTTGGTGGCTGGGTGAGGAATGGGcgacattccttctctagcaggaagtgagcagcccaggctggtccaggtggggaaggggcacGACAATGAGACGTGTTCAGAGGCTTTGGGGTTTGATCCCCTTGAAGGGGACTGGAATCCTATAATTAGGAGACGAACGTGGTATCTTAAAACCCTTGGCCCCCAGGAGCCAGAtctttcattttatcctcatCCAAATTCACTCTCCTGGCCCTGGGGCCAAAGAGAGGGCCTTCGTGACACCCTAAACCATCAGTTAAACATGAAGTCTTGggtttatttgtatatttaatgtCCAATGTCCAGAAGTTGGTAGATGTCTTCCCAACTTCCCACACGCGTGCctgcacgcacatgcacacgcgcgcacacacacacacacacacacacacacacacacacatccccactTCCAGAGGCCAGAGGAAGCAGGGTACAGGCAGAGTGGCCTTTTGCCAAAGCAGAACCAGGAGACTCAGTGGCCAAGGGGTGAGTGTGCTGGCTGGGCCGGTCCATGCAGACCTCTGCCGGCCTCTCCGCTTCTCTCACGTGTCTCTCAGCTCTGCAGCAGAAAAGTCCTCACTCAGGCCCTCTTGCCCCACCTCGCTGGCCCCCACCACCACCGTGCTCTCCAGGCTCACCTGTCAAGGTTTGGTCCTGGTCACTGCTCTCGCCAAGCTCATCTGTCAGGGTTTGGTCCTGGTCGCCTGGGTCATGGCCACAGTCCAGCCCACCGGCTGGGGATGTCCTCTGTTTGTGCCCATGCCAGGCTGCAGCCCAGAGGGCGCTGGCTACTAGAAGCTTGCTGAGAAAGACGCAGGCCAGGAGGAAaagggtggaggtgggtgggaagAGGCTCTCCTCCGAAAGGTTCCTTGGAGAAACAAAGGGGCCACGTGGGAGGTGGTGCAGAGGCCCACAGGCTGGAATCTGCCCTTGGAGAAGAAACAGGGATACCCCAGGAGCTCCAGGGGCTCAGGACACCTCTCCACTCAACACCATCCTCGCATGAGGCTTTGCGGGGCTTGGGGTAACCTGGAGCCGGGAGACCTGAGTTCTAGGCATGGACCTGCTCGCCAAGTGCTTTTAAACAACCACCTCCCTCAGCAAGCAGTTTTCTGCCTCCATGATGGTATGgtgtagagtgtgtgtgtgtgtgtgtgtgcgcgcgcgcgcccACGTGTGCACACATGCCCACACGTGTGTTTCATGGTTCTACTAACAATGTTGAAACACCAGTACACTGTCAAAAACCAGTCAGTCCAAACCGACTCTGGTCCCATCAGGGGAGCAGAGATCTGGGGGTCCTAGTTTTGTTCTGGCCTTTAGTACTAGGTTTGGGggggtatttgttttgtttgtggggtttttgtttgtttgtttgttgggtttctttttgctttttagagctttacctgtggcgtatggaagtcgaattggagctgtagctgtcagcctgcaccacagccacagcaatgccagatctgagccacgtctgcaacctacaccacagctcacagcaatgccggatctgtaaccccctgaatgaggtcagggatccaactcgcatccttttggatactagtcgggttcataacctgctgagccacaagggaaactccagtACTAGTATTTTAGTACTAAAATACTAAGACTTTCATTGTTGCTGAATTGTGGGGGTGCCTGAGCACTGCTGGAGGATGGGTGAGGGGAGGCTGACTGTCCAGGAGCCTTGGAGCAGCTGGTATTTTACAAACCATTAGGGAAGTTTTGCAATATTCTAAAAACTGGTGCAGTCATACCAACACACACTGGCGTTGTAGGGGTGTCTTTACAAGAACCTGTGCCGACCCTTTCATGTTCTAATTACCCTGGAATTTGTGCTTCTGAGACCCAGCCTCCACCCAATGCCTGGGCTCTGCAGCTTGAAGGTCTGACCAGGGATCTCAGGAAAGACTCATCACCGTACCTGGAGATGCTGTGCTCCATCTGGACATCCTGGAAGCTCTTGGACTGGGATTCAAGGGGGTCTGTGGGAGACAGAGCTTGTGACTCTCTAGCCCCTTCCTTGATGCCACAGTGGGTGGGGTGAGGCttgttaacctctctgagcctcagtttcctcatctgtaaagtggggcacttgggaacacctttttttttttttttgtctttttaggactgcacctgcagcatatggatgttcccaggctaggggtcaaattggaactgcagctgccggcctacaccacagccacagccaatgccagatctgagccacgtctgcaatctatgccacagctcacggcaatgctggatccttaacccactgagcaaggccagggattgaacccgcaacctcatggatactagttgggtttgttaacctctgagccacaacagaaactccaggaacACCTTCGTAATAATAGTGCTGCCGTAATCATTGCAAGCGACCCAAATAGGTCCAACCTCCCACCAGAGCTCAGAAACCGCAACTCCCACCCTCCCATCATAGCAGGTCTTTTTGAAGATCAAACGAAACAATTGGTGTTTTTGACAATCCGGTTTGAACTGTCAAGCTGTCTACACCACCTACggattattcttattcttattcttgatcattattatattattttcctgcTATCATCTTGGGAGTGGGCTGAGCCTTAGACCCTGATAGGACTGAAAATCTGCGTctcctctgcccctctcccccGCCACTTAGGAAAGTGATGGAGGTGGAGTTTGGGATCTAAGGCATCAGTCTCCTACCCTCCCCACCTTAGACAAATGTGACCTTTGATCTTCACTTTCATGATAAAGGGCTGCATTGGGGGGAGGATTTGGACAAGGGCAGAGTCAGAAAAGGGATGGTAACCCCAGATTTGTCCTCCTTTGGGACACAATCGTGTTCTGGAGACACCAACAGAAGGCTTTCCCAGAGGGCCTCCCCGCGTAAGCTCAGGGATGGGAAGGGCCGCATCTCTGCTCTGTCTCCCCAAGTCAAGCCTGAGATGAGGATCCAGGCAATTAAGCAGCAGGGGGCTGGGGCGAGGGCTGCCACTGACCTCAAGTGCTTTTAACTCTATCATGTCATTTGTGGCTCACGGGAGCGAGCCCTGTGGAGTCAGTGGCACCGACACCACCACCTCCAATTCAAGATGGGGagatggaggcccagagaggagaagcAGGCTGCCCAGGGTCACAGCAGGCATCCTCCCTAAGGTTGTTTCTCCCCAGACCAGGCCAGTGATTAATCTATGCTGGTAGGTCCTTGGGTATTTGGGTGGGAGAATCAACGGAATTCCTCCTGTTCCTTAAGGACCTCCTCGTGCTCGCATCCTAACCTGATGACAAACCGATCAAGCTGTCTGGGGGAAGGAGGACTACCGCTAGGTCCTACCGCACCCTGTGCATATTAGAGAACTGTGCCCTTCCAGCAGGTCAGGGAGTCCTCCACCAGGGAGCATAGCTAGATTGTGACACCCCCCCTCTTTGTGCAGTGAGCAACTGCACCACCATCCACAGTGGCCCTGAGTGGGGGAGCGGGGGACAAGATCCACACTATGGGATTTCCCAGGGTTCCCCAAAGCCCCGAGGCTGGTCCTGTGCACAGACCCCAAAGGCA encodes the following:
- the TREM2 gene encoding triggering receptor expressed on myeloid cells 2 isoform X1, with amino-acid sequence METLGLLLLLWVAELSRAHNTSVFQGTAGQSLRVSCSYNSLKHWGRRKAWCRQLGEEGLCQHVVSTHPTWLLSFLKRRNGSTAITDDALGGTLTITLRNLQAHDAGLYQCQSLHGSEADTLKKVLVEVLADPLESQSKSFQDVQMEHSISRNLSEESLFPPTSTLFLLACVFLSKLLVASALWAAAWHGHKQRTSPAGGLDCGHDPGDQDQTLTDELGESSDQDQTLTGFQSPSRGSNPKASEHVSLSCPFPTWTSLGCSLPAREGMSPIPHPATK